TTTCAGCCAACCATTCCCAAACTTTTGCTTGTCAAATACGTCTTATTTTGTGGTCGCAACACCCCAAATCATTCCCTTCCCACAATTAGTCTGTCGTCGGAGATTTTACAGAGTAACTAAAATTATTCCTCTCATCtctaatctttctttcttctacatCTCAACAGTAAACACTCAAGACTTGCTCGATTGATTCGTGCTTCCTGCGATTGCATAAccaatgcataaagatcaactccttgttcttcttcttcttcttcattgatcttTTAGCATCATCATCGAGAATAATTGGTGCACCACCTCTTGCAGCGAAGTCAACATATGCTGCATGTTTCAATTGAAAGGCAACTCGAAAGGTTGCGATGACTATAACTATGAGTTGGCCTGCATAAATAACCACACCATTTTGGATTTGTACCTGAGCAAATACTTTGTGTGGTGCATCAACTACACCAACTTCACGATTAGGATCATTGAGGAAAAAGTGTCGAAagagtcataaatctattatatttatgtttatttaattcaaacattttaaactaatgcaaatttagtcctaaaccttataACTTGGTAtcttaattttctatttctttcttttttcatctgatttatatatttatttatttaaatttaaagggTGAAAGCTATCATGAAGGCCCCACTGTTACTCTCATTTAAAGGAGTAACGTTGCTATGATCTTCTTATTATCTAAAGTCAAATTCGTCAGTAGTCAAGTAGAGTTGTTAGTGCAGAGTTGTTAGTGCCGTGACGTGCGGGTGGTTTCCAAGGAGAAGACATCGTGCGCAGAAGTTTCATGAAGGCTTTTCCGTGGAAATTCTATGGAACTAGAAATTTTCCACGCCCCATTAGCCCCACAAGACCTGTCACTtcaagaagactttgactttgaccttCTAGGAGTTGGAGAACTTTCCACCACCAATAAACTCACTAGCAACTAAATTGCAAGGTGAGGGTGGCATGGCATTTGATTTGTTACATTTTCAAGACGATATGGAATCTTTACATGGGCAACGTGCCTAAAATGTACCAAGACAAATGAAACAGCATATGTCATGTTATAtctaaaaaagaattcaaaattagaaaagaattcatctgatttatatatttatttatttaaatttaaagggTGAAATCTATCATGAAGGCCCACCGTTACTCTCATTTAAAGGAGTAACATTGCTGACATCTTTTTTTCTGAAGTCAAATTCGTTAGTAGTCAAGTAGAGTTGTTATTGCTGTGGCGTGCGGGTGTTGTCCAAGGAGAAGACATCGTGCACAGAAGGAAGTTTCATGAAGACTTTTCCGTGGAAATTCTATGGCACTAGGAATTTCCCACGTCCCATTAACCCCACAAGACCTATCGCTtcaagaagactttgactttgaccttCTAGGATTTGGAGAACTCTCCACCACCAATAAACTCACTAGCAACTAAATTGCAAGATAAGGGTGGCATGTCATTTGATTTGTTACATTTTCAAGACGATATGGAATCTTTACATGGGCAACGCGCCTAAAATGTACTAGGACAAATGGAATGGCATATGTCACGTTACAtctaaaaaagaattcaaaattagaaaagctggaattcataattaaaaaacaatAGTCATGGGAAAAATTACTATTCtactaaaattttcttttaacatcttcaagatgaaattttttttttatttcaaattaaatgcatTGCGCGAGTCTTTGGCCATAAGTAAAAGTCAAGTAGATGGTGCCTAAAATCTGCAGAAGATTATCCAAATGTCGACTGTATGCATCATTCAGTTCACAAGATTCAATAAATATTCTTCATGCATTTGGCATTTTACTTGTTGTCTTCCCAATTAACCACTAACCACTAGGCTAGGTTCACTCTGAGCTTGCCACATCGAATTGGGCCGGGCTGGGCCAGTTCGACGTTGATTGTAGTTTAGATTTGTCGCGGTGCACAAATTGGCCCCTTGTGCTTGTGCCGTGCATTGACCGGCTTTTGACTTTTCAGCCGACCATCCCCACACTTTTGCTTTCCTTGTACGTCCCATATTTTGTGGTCGCTAGGCCACAGTCGCTCGCCTCCACACAATTGAATCTGTAGTCGgagatttttccttctctcgaTATTACTTCAAGAATAGTTTTTGAAGTAATGGAGACGGAGACATTTGGCAATAGATGAAAACATGGAATAGTTTTTGCATATTTGTTATTTGAATAAAGTGGGTTATAAAATATACAATGGGATCGAAGTTGAGAAAAATTGATGCAAACACAACAAAATGCACTACTATTATAAAGTGGGAGGTGTTTCTCCTCTTTTCATATTTCCAAATTATCCCTTTCAATTTTGAGAAGTCATGTCTAAAATTCaaacttctcaaatttttaatgatcttttctttatagtttctttgttgttgttattattattattattatgtgtTTCCCTAAGAGTATTCCTTATTTCATGTcgagaaatttcaaatgatcacaCAAAAGACATAGCCCATAAAAGATTGTTGTGTTATGCATGAttagcataaaaaaaatattagtctccttctttttcatcatcctcttctaaattaaatatatatcatttttctttatatccAGGATTTGGCTTGGCACACCTTATGGGTGCTCACAGCCACCGCTGGCCTGACCGGTCTAACGGAGACCACCAACTATACCTGAAGGGAGGTTAGGACATGATTCCACCACGATGGCCCCCCACTTAAGACTTGTATGGCAATGCAAAGATTTGACCTTTCGACCTCTGCGTAAAGTCTAGTCAGCCTCCTCTGCCAACGCAGCCACCCACCAGTGGGTTCATTTCTTTAGTAACACTCACAGTTGAATAACAAATCCTTCAATTATCAATTaatcacattttatttttgcatatCTTCAAGAAAAGAGCTTTGCTAACATAACAATGTTTTTGCCACTACGAGAGTAACAGTATATTGTGAGTTACAAATTCTTAAATGATTAGActccataataatttataataatttattattcattttttgtgatccaaaataagctattaatatcacaataaattaagAACAATTATATAAGCATTTCTTCTCCAGAAAACATGCAACACACATGATATTGTATGGTACGAATGAAAAGGCGAGAATTAAGTTACATCCGAAAATGCAATtgcaaaattagaaaagttgaGGTTTGTAGTAAAGAAGAATAGACAAGGacaaaatcattattttaaaaagattttttttaacaccttgaagataaaaaaaagaaaaaaaaaatatgtttaaatCAAACGCATCACACGAGTCTTCAGTTACAAAAGCAAGTCAGGTTGATCGTGTGCTAAAATCTGCTAAAGATTATGAGAACGTCTATACGTGTCATTTTCTGACAAAAAAGTAATAAACGACTTCACGCGTAAAAAAGGACTCCACGCGTCATTAAACTTTAtgacaaaaaagttaaaaacagACTTCACGCGTCATTGAACTTTCTTTTTGGCGACCATTCCCACTGCTTTCCGTGTCTGACGCGTCCATTTGTTTGTCGCTATACCGCGTAAGTCACTCGCTTCCTCCACACTCAAAGAGGAGTCGTCGGAGATATTTCCTGCTCTCTTCATCGTTTTAAGGAGGGAGCAACTCATGGTATTCCTCTCGTCTTTGTCTATCTCTCCTTTACATATCGACACTAAACACTAGATCTGCTTAACCAATTCTTGCTCTCCGCTGCTGCATAAGCCATGCACCAATATcaaccccttcttcttctcctcctcctcctcttccttctacATTGGTCTTTTAGCATTGCCATAGAAAATAATCCCTGCACAACCTCTTGCGGTGAGGTCGCAAACATAAGTTACCCGTTTCGATTGATGGGAGACCTGAAATTTTGCGGCCACAGTGATTTTGAGCTAGCTTGCATAGATAACCGCACCATTCTGGATTTTAACTCGAGCAAGTACTTTGTACACAACATCGACTACACCAACCGAACGATTAGGATCGCTGATGTCAAGCTACAGAAGGGCAATTGCTCATCCCTTCCTCTCCAGTCTTTATGCGGCCTTAATGGATGGCCCGATTCTTCCTCTCCATTCCCACTCCTTTCCGTGTAAGTCACTCGCTTCCTCCACACTCAAAGAGGAGTCATCGGAGATATTTCCTGCTCTCTTCATCGTTTTAAGGAGGGAGCAACTCATGGTATTCCTCTCGTCTTTGTCTATCTCTCCTTTACATATCGACCCTAAACACTAGATCTGCTTAACCAATTCTTGCTCTCCGCTGCTGCATAAGCCATGCACCAATATcaaccccttcttcttctcctcctcctcctcctcttccttctacATCGGTCTTTTAGCATTGCCATCGAAAATAATCCCTGCACAACCTCTTGCGGTGAGGTCGCAAACATAAGTTACCCGTTTCGATTGATGGGAGACCCGAAATTTTGCGGCCACAGTGATTTTGAGCTAGCCTGCATAGATAACCGCACCATTCTGGATTTTAACTCGAGCAAGTACTTTGTACACGACATCGACTACACCAACCGAATGATAACGGTCGCCGATGTCAAGCTGCAAAAGGGCGATTGCTCATCCCTTCCTCTCCAGTCTTTATGGGGCCTTAATGAACCGCCCGtgtattattatcattatcattattattattattattatacaTCCCATGCTGTTTCGATCGTGAGTTGTGTGAAGGCCGTGGATTTTCCATTTTACATTGATGCTTCATCATGCCTTGATGGGCTTCCATTACTTAATTTCTCTGGTGCGAGCAGGCGAGTGTATGCCTTGGTCAATGCAAATGTCTTATCTATAGAAACCACATGCACTATAGAGTTTATGGTAATGCTATCACAATGGGTTGATGCACCTAATCTTCGTTCCTATGCGCAAATTCACGAACATATGGTTTATGGATTCGAGCTTGCATGGGATTATCCTCCTGACCCTTCAATGTTTTATCCTTCTGAATGGGGTATTCCTGAGCACACCAAGATAGGTAAGGACTTTTGAGATTGTTCAATTTCTTATAAAGAACGACAAGGTGTCGTAACTTTTATATGATTCTCATTTAAGTGTtatcacatttttttcttttatttatttatttatttaaatgccacattgaagtaaaatcgatcatttaaATGTTGTTTTTGACAAATCGTCctactaaattttttattaatttttcatttcgacgtggattctttttattttaattgtccAAATCAACGATGTCAATGTCAGATAGGATGATCGGCATTCATGTTGGATTTTCTGACGAGACAAATCACTAATGACTTTTAAgtgattgaattcaaatttgtgacaatcaagtgaataaaaaaaatgttatgacactcaagtaagcgtcgtatgaaagttatggtactttttaatgtacttatcccaaaataTTGTTAGGATATATTTGGTCAAAGACATGTGAAATGGAGCTAGTTCGATGTTGTTGTGGTATTTTATAAGTACAACGATGaacacatttttattcttttattaatttaaataattagaatTTCGCCAGTAAATCTTAGTGGATTGAACTTGATATACTCAAATATCATTGTTTGATTATGATCTAAATAAgtgtcttttattttcttaagatTTCACTTGTTacatattctctctcttttgcagaTATTATTGTCTGGTATATTAAACAGATCTCGCTCTATATCATCGGTAAACATCAATACAATCTTCATTGTGAAATTAAGCTAGTGTTCCTAAATACAAACATTCAACGAACGCACAAATTTGTTattcatataaaaataaatacattatCTATTCAATTGTTTATCTATTTAGTCCAAATTTTGCCCACAAATCTTACTGGATTGAATCCGATATCCACACTGCTTGGTTATGGTCTAAATAAGTGTCTTTTAAATGTTCTTCAGGTTTCATTCGTTACAAACACAATCTCCGATGGAGAACAGGGATCTACTACCTTGATGTGGTGATGTTCTCTCTCTTGGGCATCGGTAACATTATTATAGTCTTCTCATTgtgaaattgactttgaatttataaatgcaAACATTTAACACATTCACAAATTGGCTATAAAAAATACAGTGCTTCAATGCATGGTTGTGAAATTCATCTTGGGAGCCCCATGCGTGATGACGTTGCTAATACGCAAATGGAAGAGAAGACACTTAGCAATGGATCAAAATgttgaagaatttttgcaatCTAACAATAATTTCTTGCCAATAAGGTATTCTTACTCGGACATCAAGAAAATCACGAGTGGCCTTAAGGATAAACTAGGTGAGGGAGGGTACGGGTCCGTGTTCAAAGGAAGACTCCGGAGCGGCCGTGAGGTGGCGGTCAAGATTCTaaagaagggaaaaacaaaTGGGCAGGACTTCATCAGTGAAGTAGCTACCATTGGTAGAATTCATCATGTTAATGTTGTTGGACTCATTGGTTATTGCTTTGAGGGCTCTAAACAAGGTCTTGTCTACGATTTCATGCATAATGGATCTCTGGATAAGCACATTTTCTCACGAGAACAAGGGATTTCTCTTGAATGCAAGGAAGTGTATGAGATTGCTCTCGGAGTGGCTAGAGGGATTGAATATCTTCATCGAGGATGCGATATCCAAATTTTACACTTTGATATTAAGCCTCATAACATTCTTCTAGACGAGGATTTCACCCCAAAAGTTTCCGACTTTGGGCTCGCAAGATTGTATCCTACGGATTACAACACTGTGTCTTTGACTGCCGCGAGAGGAACCTTAGGGTACATGGCTCCGGAGCTCGTCTTCAAGAACCTTGGAGGCGTCTCTTACAAAGCCGATGTCTATAGTTTCGGAAAattgttgatggaaatggcCACTAGAAGGAAGAACGGGGACAAGGTTACAGGGTGTTCGAGTCACACTTACTTTCCTTTATGGGTTCATGACCAAATCGATAAAGAATTGGAAATTCCAGTGGAAGTTAGTGAGGACgagaggaaaataataaagaagatgataatagtTGCTCTTTGGTGCATACAATGGAATCCTGATGATCGCCCTTCGATGCAGAAAGTCTTGAAAATGCTCGAAGGAGAAGTAGATGATCTACAAATACCTCCCAAGCCACTCTTTTATGCAACAGAAATGTCAAGAAGGGATGATGGAACTTGGACTGATGAAGGCAATAATACCATATCCACTACATCAACTAGTGCAATAACTTATGAAGATTCTGGTCTTGAGTGTACTAGTATTAGCATTACGCAAGCATAGACACATATCAAAACCGTTTGATCTGTTCACATATGTGGCGAATTGAAGCATGGTAGTGATGATGTTTCATGTGTAGCTCCCCTTTCTTGGCCATCATTATATCATAGATGTTTATGACTATATTTATGATCTTAATTACGCCATCTTTTAGCATTATCATATTAAAGATGTCATTGGTAATAGTTTGGACTCTTGGATCCAATAATAAATCTAGTGACTACTTTCAGCATAGTGCTGTGAGGAGCAAGTTTGGGTTTCAAAGTCTTTGCTTAAAAGTCTAGCTAGCACACAACCTGCTTTATGCGTGGCTTGACGACACTTTAGTGATCGCTATGTATTTATTGCCTCATTGCATACCAATTGTCACTATGAATAATGTTGAAAATAATGGATGAAAAGGGATAATAAACAACTTCAATTTAATGGTGGGGGAGTGCGTGATAGCAGGAGATATCAAAAGATTATCTCTCCCTGAATAACAATAATacatgaaattaattaaattctaatttcatTTACTAGGTTGCTAAAGTTATCTTAGTGGTAAATgtgacaataaaaaataatattagttTTCCTTTTAGGGTTCATTGTCCAAGACTATTACGTGAGGAGGAAATTTTATTGGAGGGGGAGATATATGTTATCTTTATTACAATGGTGTGAGTATTATCATGTTCAGTTTTCAAGACCGTGTTAATCATCCCAAACCCTTCCTGCTATCACTTTTAAGCAGTACATCGCTTTTCATATCAAATTGAATGAACTCGAAACAGGCTAGGGCAAAcaaaattagacttcaagagTGGatacaaaattttacaaattttttgtgaatttaatTTCGCCATTATTAAGATTGACTATTTTTTAGCCGGTCAACGTGCTTGGTGACTTTCCtttcggccaaaaaaaaaaaagtgctcaTTGACTCCAAGCCCAATAATCATACGGATTTCAGGTGAGTATTGGACCAATAATCATATAgcttcatttgcatttttctgattaagaagtgaggaaaaaaGAATCGAACGGTGCGTTTGCATCATTTACAATTtcactgcttttttttttcttggctgGAATACAATATTTCTGTTTTTGGGCCACCCGAAAATCCGAACAACACTTTCCGGTAAAAGGTCCCTTAATTCGGGATACAGGGCGAAATGACAAAATGTCCAGGGGACCAAATCCGAAATAATAAAAAGGTCGCGTCCTTGGATGCAAAAAACTCGTCTCGCGCTCCTTGCTTCCTTCCAGAAGTTTCTTTGCTTTAGCGAGGGAGGTCCGTTCTAGATTCAAACGCTCGAACGCACTCAACCGtcaattcaaaaattaagcaaccaaaaaaagaaaaagaaaaaatcgccACACCCTAATTCTGATTCTGACTCTGTTTTACCGTTCTCTCCCGCGATCTAGATTTTTCTGCCGTTTTCTAGATTCCCATCTCCACTCTCTTTTCTCGTGCGATAAGTTCCTCGAATCGCAGTCCCgatcgaagacgaagacgacgGCGAAGAAGGCGATGGGCGGCGGAGGTGAATCGGAGGGGACGCCAGTGGAGCCGCGGAAGCACCCCGCGAACCAGCACGCCGCCACCTGGGTCCCcggggaggccggcggcggcggcggcggcggtgagaACCTGCAAGATTTTAGAACAATCAATGCAAATTGTACTCTATAAATGATTCACACCATGGGCAGAATCTCAAATTCAGAGCTAGTAGATTCTGCATTAAACTGTAGAGGACTCTGCTAGGGAAAAGGAGTGACAGCTACCTGAAAAGAGAGCTTTTCTAAGGTTTGTCATGGCCTTCTCACCGACCACACCAAAGTAGTCATGCTGCAAGATGTGAGAGACTAATTATAGCAACCCTATTAGGGAGAATGCGATCGAGTACCATCCAACTTCCCGCTTTGCATGTTTATGGTAATATGCTACACCTATTGTTATGATGAAGAACCCAAAAACAGGCTTTGAGATTCCAGAGAAACCGGCTGCAATGGAGCCGATGGCTATCTTGACAAGTTCCGTCCTCCTCAACCCAAACCAGATTCTAAAGAAGTGGACTGCTTCTAATCTTTTCTCATGCTCCTCTTGCTCAGGGTCTTCCCTGAGGCTTTCTTCTATCTCTGCACGTTTTTCACTTAAACCTCTGCTTTGAGGTGAGCCATGGGGTTGGTCAATTTCTGAATCCTGTGAAGGTATATCAATTCTgtcattcaatcaaaaacatggGCCAATGAGgacctctccttttcttttttaaccgaAATAATTGTCATATGCATACTGTAGGAAATAATTATTATGAGGCAGCCAACCTTTTATCACGAACAACTCTGATGTTCTGCATGTTGAATAAGCTGTTGTAAAATTTGCTGGTATCCAATAGGGTGCTGTGCGTTCCTGTCTCCTTAACCTGTCCATTCTCTACGACTGCAATTTCATCTGCATTAACGATGGTTGACAATCTGTGTGCAATC
The sequence above is drawn from the Eucalyptus grandis isolate ANBG69807.140 chromosome 11, ASM1654582v1, whole genome shotgun sequence genome and encodes:
- the LOC120289670 gene encoding LEAF RUST 10 DISEASE-RESISTANCE LOCUS RECEPTOR-LIKE PROTEIN KINASE-like 2.5; this encodes MHQYQPLLLLLLLLLFLLHRSFSIAIENNPCTTSCGEVANISYPFRLMGDPKFCGHSDFELACIDNRTILDFNSSKYFVHDIDYTNRMITVADVKLQKGDCSSLPLQSLWGLNEPPVYYYHYHYYYYYYTSHAVSIVSCVKAVDFPFYIDASSCLDGLPLLNFSGASRRVYALVNANVLSIETTCTIEFMVMLSQWVDAPNLRSYAQIHEHMVYGFELAWDYPPDPSMFYPSEWGIPEHTKIDIIVWYIKQISLYIIGFIRYKHNLRWRTGIYYLDVVMFSLLGIVLQCMVVKFILGAPCVMTLLIRKWKRRHLAMDQNVEEFLQSNNNFLPIRYSYSDIKKITSGLKDKLGEGGYGSVFKGRLRSGREVAVKILKKGKTNGQDFISEVATIGRIHHVNVVGLIGYCFEGSKQGLVYDFMHNGSLDKHIFSREQGISLECKEVYEIALGVARGIEYLHRGCDIQILHFDIKPHNILLDEDFTPKVSDFGLARLYPTDYNTVSLTAARGTLGYMAPELVFKNLGGVSYKADVYSFGKLLMEMATRRKNGDKVTGCSSHTYFPLWVHDQIDKELEIPVEVSEDERKIIKKMIIVALWCIQWNPDDRPSMQKVLKMLEGEVDDLQIPPKPLFYATEMSRRDDGTWTDEGNNTISTTSTSAITYEDSGLECTSISITQA